GTACGGCGGCGCCGGCCGGTCGTTGATCCACGAGCGCGACATCGCGGAGGTGGCGGTCCGGGCGCTGACCGGGCCGGAACACCTCGGGATGCGGTACGTCCTCACCGGCCCGGAGGTGCTGACCCAGGAGGAACAGGTACGGATCATCGGCGAGGTGATCGGCCGTCCGGTGCGTTGGCTGGAGATCCCGGTGGCGCAGGCGCGACAGATCCTCGTCGACGTGTGGGCAAATGCCGACTTCGTGGACGGGGCGTTCGGGTACTGGGCGACGCTGGTCACCGATCCCGAGCCGGTGACCCGGACGGTCGAGGAGGTCACCGCAGTGCCGGCGCGGAGCTTCCGGGACTGGGCCGTCGACCACGCCGACGAGTTCCGGCCGCTCTCCGTCCCACAGGTCGCGGACCGGTACGTGTCGCTGATCCGCAAGGGCCGGTTCGACCTCGTCGGCCAGTTGATGGCGCCGGACGTGCTGCGGGTCGCGCCGATGGAGACCGGGGGAGCGCCGGTCGAACTGCGCGGAATGACGTCGATCATGGACAATAGCCGGCGACTGACCGCCGACACCGAGATCCACCGCGTCGAGGTGGACGGTCCGTACCTGCGCGGCGACCGGTTCGCCGTCCGGTTCACCTTCGACGAGACGCATCTGCCGACCGGGGTACGCGGCACGACCAGCAAGATGTCGCTCTACACGGTGAGCGGCGGACTGATCGGGCGGGAAGAGGTCTACTACCTCGACCCGCCGCGGATGTTCGGACAGCAGGGGAGGGGCGACTAGGTGATCGAGGACGAGGTACGGGACAGTCCGACCGCGTGGGTCTCGGCGCACATCCGTCGGTACCTGGAGAGCGACGGGCGCGACGGGCACGACTACAACGGCTTTCCGACGCTACTGCTCACCACGCGGGGCCGGAAGTCCGGCACGCCGCGCAGGACCGCCCTGATCTACGGTCGGGTCGACGACGACCGGTACGTCGTGGTGGCCTCGAACGGCGCCGCCGTAAACAACCCGCAGTGGTATCTGAACCTGACGGCGGATCCCGAGGTGCGGGTGCAGGTCAGGGCGGACCGGTTCACCGCCCGGGCCCGGCTCGCGGACCCCGACGAACGCCCCCGGCTCTGGGAGTTGATGGCCGGGATCTTCCCCACCTACCAGACGTACGCCGCCAAGGCACCCCGACAGATTCCGGTGGTGGTGCTGGAGCGCTCCTGAGTCGATCCGCCGCCACGGCCGCTCCCCGTGTTTCGATGATTCCAGGCGGGCACGCCGGGGCTGTCGGGCCGGCGGAGACAGGGGAGGTGTGATGGACGGTTCACCTTCCGGATCCGCCCCACGGACCGCGGAGGCGTACGGGCGGGCGGCCAATCGGCACCGCTACGGCGACGGGGCCGAGGTACGCCGGTACGTCGCCGATCCGTACCACCGGATCCGCCGGCAGATCGCCGTCCGGATGCTGCTCGACGGGGTCGCCCCGACCTCCCGGGCGAACCCGTCCGGCGTCGGTGGATCGGGGACGCCACCGGGCTGCCCGCCGCTGCTGGAGCTGGGTTGTGGCTCGGAGAGCATGCTGGCGGACGTACCCGATCCGCCCTGGCCGACCGTTGTCGCGGACCTGGCCCTCGACGCGTTGGACCTGGCCCGGCGGCCGTCGGTCGGGAGCCTCTGTCTGGACGCGACCCGGCCGCTGCCGTTCCGGGACCGCTCGCTCGGCGGTGTGCTGATGGGCGAACTGATCGAGCACGTCTACGATCCGGTCGCGCTGCTGCGGGAGTGCCGGCGGGTGCTCGCGCCGTCCGGCCTGCTGGTGCTGACCACGCCGAACCTCGCGGCCGTGCAGGACCGGGTCGGGTTCCTGGTCGGCCGGGCGCCACGGCAGGTGGATCCGTTGCACCCCTACCTCTGGCTGCACATCAGACCCTTCACGGTCTCGCTGCTCCGCGAGGTGTTGCGCCGGGCCGACCTGGAGCCGGTCCGGGTGCGGTCCAACTACGTCGGTTGGCGGCTGCGCGGGGGCCGGTGGGTGAAGTCGCGTACCCTGGCCCGGCTGTTGCCGGGTCTGGGTGGCTCGCTGGTGATCGCGGCACGACCCCGGTGAGGTCGTCCTCGATCCACATTGGCGGGTCTGATATCTACTTAGGGCTACTATGAGCGAATCGCCGTCGGCGGGGAGTTGAAATGGCACGCCTTCTCAGCTGGGTGGCCAGCAATCTCGATGCCGTCTTCGGGCTGGTCGTCGCGATCACCGTCAGCATCCTCGGGATAACCGACGATGCCAGTGAGGACGTGGTCAACAGCGCGATCCTGTTGATCCTCGCACTGCTGGCGCAGGCCCTGCTCCGCGAGCGGTGGCGCCGGGACAACGCCGAGAAGGCGACCCGGAAGATGCTGAACGAGAGCGCCGCCCGGATGGACGCGCTGCTGCCGCACCTCGCCGCGATCTCCGCCGAAGACGGCGTACTCGCCCGGGCCCGGACCGCGATCGACAGCGTGTCGATGGTACGGGTGCTCAACGGCGCCGAGGTCGGCCACGCACACGCCGAGGCCCGGTCCCAGACCGACCGATGGCAGTTCAAGGGCGGCACCGGCACCTTCACCCGGGCGGTCACCCTGCCGGAGTGCATCGAGCACGCCCGGCGGCGCAACGGCACCCTCGATTTCGGCATCGAGATCATCGACCCCACCGACGAGCAGGTGTGCGAGCGCTACGCGCAGTTCCGGCGCAGCCTGTCGCCCCGGTCCGACGTCGCCGGCGAGCGGTGGACGGTGGACCGGACCCGGAAGGAGGCGTTCGCGACCGTGCTCGCCGCCTGCTGGCACCAGCAGCGGTCCGGCCTGCTCAACATCGAGGTACGACTCTCCACTCAGATGAGTACGTTCCGCTTCGACCTGTCGTCGAGTTGCGTCATCATCACCCAGGAGAATCCGCAGACTCCGGCACTCCGGATAGATCGCCGCGAAATCTACTACCATCGTTATAGCATCGAGTTGCAGTACAGCCGCGAGCAGAGCCGTCGGGTCCCGATCGAGCAGGCGAAGCAGGTGCCGCTGGATGACGAGCCGTCGGTCGAGCAGACCCGGAGACTCTTCGCGGCGCTCGGTGTCCCCCTACCGCGAGCCTATGGCGATCGGGAGGTATCGGACATCATCGTCAAGGCGATCCAGGCGAGGAATCTGTACGAATGATGAACTATCCCGAGCTCTACCGGGAGATCGGTCGCGGCACCGGGAGCCCCCTGGTGCACACCTGGGTGATCGACGTACTGACCGAGATCGCCGAGGGTCGACGCCCGCTCAGGGCGGTACGCCACCCGCTCGGTTTCACCTGCCTGCCGGTGGACCGCAGCGGCGACGACGGCATCTGCGTACACCTGTGGGCGGCCGACCGTCCGGCCGCGCACCCGGTCACCTCGGCGATCCACTCACACAGCTGGGATCTGCTCAGTCAGGTGCTCTACGGCGAGGTACGCAACGAGATCATCGACGTGACCGACTCCTCCGCCGAACCGACGCACCGGATCCACGAGGTGCACAGCCGGGGTGACCTGGACGAGATCCGGCCGACCGCCCGGCTGGTCCGGGCCGGCGTCGGCACCGTGGAGCGGCATGCCGCCGGTGCCACCTACGCCCTCGGGGCCGGCAGCTTCCACACCTCCGAGGTGCCCGACGGGCGGGAGGCCGTCACCGTCGCGCTCGGCCGGACCGCGCCCGGCGCCTGGGACCTCAGTCTCGGGCCGCTGCGCGGGTGCACCGAGCAGTCGCGGCGGGATCGCTGCGACGCGGCCGAGACCGCCCGGGCGGCCCGGGCGATCGCTGAACGGGTGGCGGCACACGCATGACAGGTGACGATCGGTAGTTACCGCGGAGAGCTGGAGGACTGGCGATGGAGCGCACGTGGACCGTGGCGGGGACCTCGCTCGACCTCCGGGAGGCTCAGGGGTTCGCCGTGCAGGCGGCCGAGGCGGCGGGCCGGGTGCTCTGGGAGGGCTCCCGGGGCGACCTCAACATCCGGGTGAAGGGCAGCGCCGGTGACCTGGTCACCGATCTGGATCTCGCGGCCGAGCGGCTGATCGTGGACCGGATCCGGGGACGCTTTCCCGACCACGAGATATTCGCCGAGGAGGGCGGCCGGTACGCCGCCGAGGACGGCGTCTGGACCTGGCTGGTCGACCCGCTCGACGGCACCAACAACATCGCGATCGGCCTGCCCGCGTACGTGGTGGGGCTGGCACTCTGCGCGGACCGGGTCCCGGTGCTCGGCGTGGTGCACGACCCCGTCTCCGGGCGGACCTGGTCGGCGGTGCGCGGCCACGGTGTCTCCGTGTACTCCGCCCCGGGCGCCGGTCCGGTGCCACTGCGGGTGCCGCCCCGTCCGGTGCCGGCGGCCCCGGTGCTGGCCTGGACCCAGGGACACGAGGTACGCCGGGACGACAGCACCCTGCGCGCGCTGAAGGTGGTACTGGACAGCACCGCCCGGCGGGTGCTGCAACTCTGGGCGCCGCTGCTCTCCTGGGTGATGCTGGCCCGGGGCGACATCGACGGGATCATCGGCTACCGGCCGGAGGCGGTGGACCTGCCGGCCGGGGTGCTGCTCGCGACCGAGTCCGGCATGGTGGTGCGCAGCCTCGACGGTACCGAGTTCGATCCCCGGATCGGCAACCCGGCGGACCGGCGCAGCTTCGTGGCCGGCCCACCGGAGAGCATCGACCGACTGGTCAAACTCGTCACCGCCGCGCAGTGGATCGAGCCCGAGGTACGCCGGCTGACCCCGATCAGCCTCTCCAGCGTCGGCTGGTGACCACTGCGGGACCGGCGGCCTGATCGGTCGACCGAATCGGCTCAGACGGCTGGTCGATCGGCACCTGAATCAGCGATGTCCTCGGGTTGGGCGACGCCACCGCACCTCCCGTGCACCTCGCTGGTCCCAATTTCCTCGTGCGTCACAGGAGACGACCACCACAGGTTGAAACCAACTGTCTGGTTGGCAACTGCTCGCTGGGCACCTACAGTTGGGAGCCCAACCATCCGGTTGGATTTATTGGCGCCCGTGGCACCACCGGCTTCGCCGAACCCCGACCCTGGAAGGCAACACCACCGTGAACCTGACCGACTTCCGCACCCTCGGACGTAGCGGCCTGCGGGTCAGCCCGCTGGCGCTGGGCACGATGACGTTCGGTGACCCGTCGTGGGGCGCCGACGAGCAGACGTCGACCGAGATCATGTCCCGCTACCTCGAGGCCGGCGGGAACTTCATCGACACCGCCAACGCGTACATGGGTGGCCGTTCCGAGCAGGTGATCGGCTCGTACCTCGGCCGGCACCCGGGGCTGCGCGACCGTCTCGTCATCGCGACCAAGTTCGCCCTGAGCATGGACCCGACCGACCCGAACAACGGCGGCACGGGCCGCAAGGCCATCCGGCGGCACGTCGACGGGTCGCTGAGCCGGCTCGGCACCGACTACATCGATCTCTACTGGCAGCACAACTGGGACCAGCACACGCCGCTGGAGGAGACCATCTCCACCCTGGACGACCTGGTCCGGGCGGGCAAGATCCGCTACGTCGGCCTCTCGGACACCCCGGCCTGGGCCGTGGCCCGGATGGCCACCCTCGCGCAGTGGCGCGGCTGGACCCCGATCGCCGCCATCCAGGTCGAATACTCGCTGCTGGAACGCACCTCCGAGGGCGAGCTGTTCGGTGCCGCCCGGGAACTCGACCTCGGCGTTTTGCCGTGGAGTCCGCTCGCCAACGGCATGCTGACGGGCAAGTACACCCGCGACAACCAGACCCCGGCCGGATCCGGGCGGGGCATCTTCGTCGGCCAGCACCTCAACGAGCGCACCTTCCAGATCCTCGACGCGCTACGACGCATCGCCGACTCCCTCGGGGTCACCGTGGCCGGGGTCGCGCTGGCCTGGGTACGGCAGCAGCCGCTCGTCAGCTCGACGATCATCGGTGCCCGTACGGTGGCGCAGTTCGAGGCCAACCTCGCCTCGCTCGACGTGAATCTCGGACCGGAGCACCTCGCCGAACTCGACGGGCTGACCGCCCCGACGCTCAACTTCCCGGCGGCCTTCCTGCGGAACTTCGGCGTACCCGCACAGCAGGGCGCCACGGTGATCAACGGCGTACGGGCCAGCGTCTGATCTGGTCCGTACGGCCGACCGCCGGCACCGCCTCCCGTCGTAGTACGCGGGGAGCGGTGCCGGCGGTCGTTTCCGGCGTTTCCGGATCGCGGCTTCCGCACGGGGGAGCCGACATGATCAGTTGTCGGCGGTGCGACTGGTGAGGGAATCGACGAGGGCGGCGACAGCGGCCACCACGACGGCGCGGTGGGCCCGCTGCCGCTTGGCGATGTCCTCGTCCCCGACCGCCTTCAGTTCGGGGACGATGTCGGTCCAGGCGCCGCTGATCGCGATCGTGATCTCCAGGACGTCGATCGCGGTCGCGTCGTCGGACAGGCCCATCGATGCCCGCAGCTCGCGCGCCTTCGTCAGGTGGGACTCGACCCCACCGGGCAGCGAGTCGTCACGCTCCAGCGCACGCCAGCGGGTCAACCGCATCAGCTCGGGCGTGGCGTGCAGCGCGTCGAACAACGCTCCCGCGTAGCCGGGCAGGTCGTCGGCGGTGAACGGTACGGACTCGAACAGCATGCCCAGGCGGTCGCTCAGCATCGCGTCGAACAGCTCGTCCTTGGAGCCGAAGTAGGCGTAGATCGCCTGCTTGTTCGCCTGGGCGGCGGCCGCGATCCGATCCACCCGAGCCCCGGCCAGCCCGCGCTCGGCGAACTCGTGGAACGCCGCGTCCATCAGACGGGCGCGGGTGGCGGCGGAGTCGTACGGCACGTCAGCCAGGATATCAATCCAACCAGATGGTTGCCAACCGAGTGAACTCTTGCCGGAGCCGGAGCCGGAGCCGGAGCCGGAGCCGGCGACGCCGGTGATGGCGCGGGTGCCGCGTTACGCGGGCTGGATGGACAGCGCGTGCCGGAAGACGTTCCGGGGATCCCAACGGGACTTCGCCCGTTGCAGCCGGGGATAGTTCGCCCGGTAGTACAGGTCGGACCAGGGCACCCCGGAGGTGTTCCAGGCCGGGTCCGCCAGGTCGACGTCCGGATAGTTGATGTAGGAACCGTCGTTCGCGTCGTCCGCTACCGGTACCCCGCCGGTGTCGGCGTACATGTCCCGGTAGAACTCGCGGATCCAGGCCAGGTGCTGGGCGTCCTCGGCCGGATCGACCCAGCCGGCGAGGTAGAAGAGCTTGATCACCGAGTCGCGTTGGGCGGTGGCCGTCGCCGTCGACGGGACGGCGTTGATCCGCCCGCCATAGGTGTTGAGGCTGAGAGAGCCGGCCGGGTTGGCATAGTCGGGCCGGGTCAGGTGGTGGTAGGCGGCGGCGAGTTGCCGGTCGGTGAAGGCCCTGCGCAGGTACCCCGCCTTGGTCTTCAGCCGCCACCGCTTGCCGTCGTCGCCGTTGCCCCGGAGCACCGAGGCCAGCCACGGCAGGTCTTCCTGGGTACGGACCGGCGTGACGCCGACGCCCTCAGCCAGTGCCGCGACGTGCGCGTCGAGCAGCCGTACGGCATCGGCACCCCCGGCGACCTGGCCGATCAGCGAGTGGCTGCCGGCGGGGCGACGGGACAGCAACAGTTCGCCGTACAGCCTGGCCTCGGGCGTACCGGGCCGGCCGTACCGTTCGCACCAGGTGCCGAAGTTCCGGGCCAGCCGGCGGAAACCCCGCTCGTCCATGCCCTCCCACGGCCACTGGACGGTGAAGCTGAGCACCGACCCGGGCGGCCGGGGCAGCAGCTCGCCGGGATCGTTCCCCCGGGCTCCCGGCGACCGGAACCAGTACCGGGTCACGATGCCGAAGTTCCCGCCGCCGCCACCGGTGTGCGCCCACCACAGTTCCCGGTTCGGGTCGGCCGGTTCCCGGCTCGCGAACACCGTACGGGCGGTACCCGATGGGTCCACCGTGACCACCTCGACGGCGTACAGATGGTCGACGATGAGCCCGTGCGACCGGGACAGCGGGCCGTAGCCGCCGCCCGCGACGTGCCCGCCGGCGCCCACTCCCGGGCATGAGCCGCCGGGGAGCGTCACGCCCCAGCCGAGATACAACCGGCGGTAGACCTCGCCCAGCGTGGCGCCGGCCTCCACTGCGAACGCGGCGCGGAGCGGGTCGTAGTAGACCCCGGTCATCCCGGACAGATCGATCACCATTCGGACCGCCGGGCCGTCCACGAAGTCCTCGAAGCAGTGGCCGCCACTCCGCACGGCGACCCGCCGCCCGGCCCGTACGGCGTCCTGCACGGCGGCGGCCACCTGCTCGGTGGAGCCCACCACCCGGATCTCGTCCGGCGTCCCCACGAACCGTCGGTTGCCACGTCGGGTCAGGTCCGGATAGCGCGGATCGTCCGGACCGACCCGCACCGGACCCAGCGGTGGCGGCCCGCCGGCGATCGGCGGGCTGCTGCTGATCGGCGGACCAGCGGTGATCGGTGGGCCAGCGACTGCGGGCCGGGGCCGGAGTCCTCGCTGGAGGGTCAGTCCGGCGGCCGTCACCGCGGCCGCGCCCAGCAGGACGTCTCGGCGGCTGTGTGCACTCATCTGATGGTCTTCCTTCGAGGTCGACTCGCCCTGCGAACCAGGGCCGTCGATCACGGTAGGAAGATCTCGGCGCTCCCAGAATCCGGCTGGCAACCGGCTTCCGGGTCCGGCTGGCCGCCGAACCGTCCGGGGGACCTCCGCACCGACGAAAAGTAACCACCTCGCCGGCTCAGGGGTGTTAGGAAGGGCCCCTTCTTATACAAGAAACGATAAGAAGGGGCCCTTCCTTACAGGCCAGGGCAGGTAGGCGGGCGAGTCGTTCGCGGTGCTACGCCGCCGGGGTCGCGCGGGCAGACTGGAGTAGGGCGAGCGCTGCCTGCTTGGCGAGGCGGGCGGCGTCGGCGTCGGCGTGGTGGTCGGCGAGGACCGTGGCGCCCACCCTGAGGGCCAGCATCTGCTTGGCGACGCTGACAGCGTCGGCGGCACCAGCACGGCGAGCGATACCGGTCAGCAGGTCGAGCTGGCGGTCCAGGTGCTGTCGGGCCACGGCGTTTGCCGGGCCGTCGTGGTGTTGGGCGGCCGCGTTGAGGATGGCACAGCCCCGGAAGGTGGGTTCGTCATGCCACCGTCCAAGCGCGTCGAAGACGGCGGCGAGCTGATCGATCGGTTCCTCGCCAGCCGCTGTGACGGCGTCGTGCAGCCAGCGCAGGATGCTGTCGCTGCGCGCCTCCAGAACCGCCTGCACCAGCCCGTCCTTCGAGCCGAAGTGGCGGTAGAGAGTTTCCTTGGACACGCCGATCGTCGAACACAGCTCGGCCACCCCGATGCCGTCAAGGCCGCGCTGGTACAGCAGCCGGGTGGCCGCGCGCAGGATGCCGGCGCGAGTCTGGGCGGGATCGAGTGTCGCGCCTTTGGCAACGGGCATGACGAAGATAGTACCGATCGGTTCGAAGTATCTGCTAGCCTCTCGCCCAATCGAACCGATCGGTTCCATCTGCGAGGTGATCATGACGGCCGACTTCCTGGTGACCGACCCCTTGAGTACCGCCCCGCCGGCCAGCACGCCAGCGGTGACGGTCACCAGCGGCGGCGAGGCGCTGCTGGGTGTGCTGCACATACCGGCAGGTGCCGGACCTCATCCGGTCGTGGTGCTGCTGAACGGGTTCCCGGGCAACGAACGCAACTTCGACCTCGCCCAGGCGCTACGACGCGCTGGATACGCGACGCTGGTGTTCCACTACCGCGGCTCGTGGGGCGTGGGTGGTTCCTGGTCGTGGCGCAACGTGCTCGACGACGCCATCCGGGTGGTGGCCGCCGTCCGCGAGGACGCCTTCTCCATCGCCCACCGGCTGGACCCGCGGCGCTTGGCCGTGGTTGGGCACAGCCTCGGCGGGTTCGCGGCGCTGATGACCGCCGCCGCTGACCCGGGGGTGGGCGCGGTCGTCTCGGTGGCCGGATTCGACTTCGGCCCCGCGTCAGTGGCGAGCCTGGCCGACCCGGAGGTCCGATCCGCGTACGTGGAGGCGTGGGACGGCGAGCTGCTACCGCTGCGGGGCACCAGCGGCGAGGCGCTCGTCGCCGAGATGGAAGCCGCCGGGCAGGCGTGGAGTCTGGCCCGACTCGCACCGCGTCTGGCGGACCGGCCGGTGATGCTCGTCGGGACCGGCCGGGACACGGTCACTCCCGCCGACGTGCATCACCGGCCGTTGGTAGAGGCGTACCAGGCGCACCCGGTGCATCGGCTGGAACACCGGCTCTTCCCGACCGACCACGCGCTGTCCGACCACCGGGTGGCGCTGGCCCGCACCATCGCGGACTTCCTCGACCGGCGCCTGCGGACACCGGTGTGACCACGTGGCGGTGGCGGTCGGCGCGCCTCGCGCTGGGCACCGCGTCGGCGCTCGGCCTCGGCCGGTTCGCCTACGGGCTGGTGCTGCCGGCCATGGCCGAGCAACTGCGTTGGGATCTGGCCCGTGCCGGCGCGATGACCACCGCGAACGGGCTCGGCTACCTCGTCGGGGCAACGGCCACCGCCGCGCTCGCCCGCCGGCTGGGCGTCGCGGCGACGTTCCGACTCGGCATGGTGCTCTGCACCGTCGCCCTCGCCGCGACCGCCATCAGTGCCCACTATCCCGCACTTCTCGCCGCCAGGGCGGTGGCCGGGTTCGCCGGAGCCATGGTGTTCATCGCCGGAGCGGTCCTTGCCCCGACCACGGTCTACTTCGCCGGTACCGGGCTCGGGATCGTGCTCAGTGGTGCGGTTATCCCGCCTCTGCTGGACCAGCATCCGCAACGCTGGCCGCTCGCCTGGGCGGGTCTCGCCGTCGCCGCCGGCGTGGCGGCGGCGGTGAGCTGGACCGCCGCCCGACCGACGACCGCAGTCAGCGGCGGCCAGCCGGCCAGCTCGGTCCGTCGGCTGTGGCCGGTCGCGGTCGTCTACCTGCTGTTCGCGGCCGGCTACATCGCCTACATCACGTTCCTGTCGGCGTACCTCGCCGACCGGCACGCCTCAACGACGCAGACGACCCTCACCTGGGTCCTGCTCGGACTTGCCGTCATGGTCGCGCCAGGTCTGTGGCAGCGCCCGATCAGATACTGGCCGGGCGGCCGGATCCTCGCTGTGCTGCTGGGCACTATCGCCGGTGCCGCCGCGCTCGTGCTGCTCCAACCCGTCCCCGCGGTCGTGATCGTCTCCGCCCTCACCTACGGCGCGACCTTCATGGCCGTACCGGCCGCGGTCACCGCGCTGGTCCGTGCCGCCACGCCGCCGGAAAAGCTGACCAGCACATTGTCGACCTTCACCGTCATCTTCGCCGTCGGGCAGATGGCCGGCCCCTGGCTCGCCGGGGCCCTGGCCGACCAGACCACCGCTGGCGCCATCCTCGGCTGGACCGCCGCGCTGTGTGGCACAGGCGCTGTCCTGGCCGTCACCACCGTGACACCGACGCATCGATCCTCCCCGGATCGAACGGCCCGCTCCCGGCTCCACCGGCCGCCGGGTCCGTCGGTCCGGTGATGCGTTTCGACTGCACCGGGCTGGTGCGGCAGGGAGCCGTGTGTTGATGGCGTACCCGGTCACAGGCTCGGGCCCGGGTAGCAGCGCTCGGGCATGCTCGGTGTCATGGCTACTACTTCCGGGACCGGGGTGGACCGGTGGGAGCGCCGGACGGCCGGCCTGCTGACGACGCTCGCCGTGCTGTTCATCGTGGCGTACGCGGTGCCCATCCTCCAGCCGGACCTGCCCCGGGGCTGGCGGGTGGCCTGCGAAGTGGCCGACGCGGCCATCTGGGCCCTGTTCGGCGTCGACTACCTCGTCCGGCTCGGGCTCAGCGTCGACCGCTGGCGATTCCTCCGGTCCCACCTCTTCGACCTCGCCGTACTGGTCCTGCCCGTGCTGCGACCGCTGCGGATGCTGCGCCTGGTGACCGCGCTGCTGGTGCTCAACCGTCGGACGGAGGTGTGGACCCGAGGCCGGTTGGCCGTCTACGTCGGCGCCACCACCGTGCTGCTGGTCGGCGTCGGGGCCCTGGCGATCCTCGACGCCG
The nucleotide sequence above comes from Plantactinospora soyae. Encoded proteins:
- a CDS encoding nuclear transport factor 2 family protein; translation: MSLIRKGRFDLVGQLMAPDVLRVAPMETGGAPVELRGMTSIMDNSRRLTADTEIHRVEVDGPYLRGDRFAVRFTFDETHLPTGVRGTTSKMSLYTVSGGLIGREEVYYLDPPRMFGQQGRGD
- a CDS encoding nitroreductase family deazaflavin-dependent oxidoreductase; the encoded protein is MEDEVRDSPTAWVSAHIRRYLESDGRDGHDYNGFPTLLLTTRGRKSGTPRRTALIYGRVDDDRYVVVASNGAAVNNPQWYLNLTADPEVRVQVRADRFTARARLADPDERPRLWELMAGIFPTYQTYAAKAPRQIPVVVLERS
- a CDS encoding methyltransferase domain-containing protein; amino-acid sequence: MDGSPSGSAPRTAEAYGRAANRHRYGDGAEVRRYVADPYHRIRRQIAVRMLLDGVAPTSRANPSGVGGSGTPPGCPPLLELGCGSESMLADVPDPPWPTVVADLALDALDLARRPSVGSLCLDATRPLPFRDRSLGGVLMGELIEHVYDPVALLRECRRVLAPSGLLVLTTPNLAAVQDRVGFLVGRAPRQVDPLHPYLWLHIRPFTVSLLREVLRRADLEPVRVRSNYVGWRLRGGRWVKSRTLARLLPGLGGSLVIAARPR
- a CDS encoding inositol monophosphatase family protein, with the translated sequence MERTWTVAGTSLDLREAQGFAVQAAEAAGRVLWEGSRGDLNIRVKGSAGDLVTDLDLAAERLIVDRIRGRFPDHEIFAEEGGRYAAEDGVWTWLVDPLDGTNNIAIGLPAYVVGLALCADRVPVLGVVHDPVSGRTWSAVRGHGVSVYSAPGAGPVPLRVPPRPVPAAPVLAWTQGHEVRRDDSTLRALKVVLDSTARRVLQLWAPLLSWVMLARGDIDGIIGYRPEAVDLPAGVLLATESGMVVRSLDGTEFDPRIGNPADRRSFVAGPPESIDRLVKLVTAAQWIEPEVRRLTPISLSSVGW
- a CDS encoding aldo/keto reductase, producing MNLTDFRTLGRSGLRVSPLALGTMTFGDPSWGADEQTSTEIMSRYLEAGGNFIDTANAYMGGRSEQVIGSYLGRHPGLRDRLVIATKFALSMDPTDPNNGGTGRKAIRRHVDGSLSRLGTDYIDLYWQHNWDQHTPLEETISTLDDLVRAGKIRYVGLSDTPAWAVARMATLAQWRGWTPIAAIQVEYSLLERTSEGELFGAARELDLGVLPWSPLANGMLTGKYTRDNQTPAGSGRGIFVGQHLNERTFQILDALRRIADSLGVTVAGVALAWVRQQPLVSSTIIGARTVAQFEANLASLDVNLGPEHLAELDGLTAPTLNFPAAFLRNFGVPAQQGATVINGVRASV
- a CDS encoding TetR family transcriptional regulator, coding for MPYDSAATRARLMDAAFHEFAERGLAGARVDRIAAAAQANKQAIYAYFGSKDELFDAMLSDRLGMLFESVPFTADDLPGYAGALFDALHATPELMRLTRWRALERDDSLPGGVESHLTKARELRASMGLSDDATAIDVLEITIAISGAWTDIVPELKAVGDEDIAKRQRAHRAVVVAAVAALVDSLTSRTADN
- a CDS encoding FAD-binding oxidoreductase — encoded protein: MSAHSRRDVLLGAAAVTAAGLTLQRGLRPRPAVAGPPITAGPPISSSPPIAGGPPPLGPVRVGPDDPRYPDLTRRGNRRFVGTPDEIRVVGSTEQVAAAVQDAVRAGRRVAVRSGGHCFEDFVDGPAVRMVIDLSGMTGVYYDPLRAAFAVEAGATLGEVYRRLYLGWGVTLPGGSCPGVGAGGHVAGGGYGPLSRSHGLIVDHLYAVEVVTVDPSGTARTVFASREPADPNRELWWAHTGGGGGNFGIVTRYWFRSPGARGNDPGELLPRPPGSVLSFTVQWPWEGMDERGFRRLARNFGTWCERYGRPGTPEARLYGELLLSRRPAGSHSLIGQVAGGADAVRLLDAHVAALAEGVGVTPVRTQEDLPWLASVLRGNGDDGKRWRLKTKAGYLRRAFTDRQLAAAYHHLTRPDYANPAGSLSLNTYGGRINAVPSTATATAQRDSVIKLFYLAGWVDPAEDAQHLAWIREFYRDMYADTGGVPVADDANDGSYINYPDVDLADPAWNTSGVPWSDLYYRANYPRLQRAKSRWDPRNVFRHALSIQPA
- a CDS encoding TetR/AcrR family transcriptional regulator, encoding MPVAKGATLDPAQTRAGILRAATRLLYQRGLDGIGVAELCSTIGVSKETLYRHFGSKDGLVQAVLEARSDSILRWLHDAVTAAGEEPIDQLAAVFDALGRWHDEPTFRGCAILNAAAQHHDGPANAVARQHLDRQLDLLTGIARRAGAADAVSVAKQMLALRVGATVLADHHADADAARLAKQAALALLQSARATPAA
- a CDS encoding alpha/beta hydrolase family protein; translation: MTADFLVTDPLSTAPPASTPAVTVTSGGEALLGVLHIPAGAGPHPVVVLLNGFPGNERNFDLAQALRRAGYATLVFHYRGSWGVGGSWSWRNVLDDAIRVVAAVREDAFSIAHRLDPRRLAVVGHSLGGFAALMTAAADPGVGAVVSVAGFDFGPASVASLADPEVRSAYVEAWDGELLPLRGTSGEALVAEMEAAGQAWSLARLAPRLADRPVMLVGTGRDTVTPADVHHRPLVEAYQAHPVHRLEHRLFPTDHALSDHRVALARTIADFLDRRLRTPV
- a CDS encoding YbfB/YjiJ family MFS transporter, with the protein product MTTWRWRSARLALGTASALGLGRFAYGLVLPAMAEQLRWDLARAGAMTTANGLGYLVGATATAALARRLGVAATFRLGMVLCTVALAATAISAHYPALLAARAVAGFAGAMVFIAGAVLAPTTVYFAGTGLGIVLSGAVIPPLLDQHPQRWPLAWAGLAVAAGVAAAVSWTAARPTTAVSGGQPASSVRRLWPVAVVYLLFAAGYIAYITFLSAYLADRHASTTQTTLTWVLLGLAVMVAPGLWQRPIRYWPGGRILAVLLGTIAGAAALVLLQPVPAVVIVSALTYGATFMAVPAAVTALVRAATPPEKLTSTLSTFTVIFAVGQMAGPWLAGALADQTTAGAILGWTAALCGTGAVLAVTTVTPTHRSSPDRTARSRLHRPPGPSVR
- a CDS encoding potassium channel family protein, which encodes MATTSGTGVDRWERRTAGLLTTLAVLFIVAYAVPILQPDLPRGWRVACEVADAAIWALFGVDYLVRLGLSVDRWRFLRSHLFDLAVLVLPVLRPLRMLRLVTALLVLNRRTEVWTRGRLAVYVGATTVLLVGVGALAILDAERGSPDGNISSYPDALWWGVVTITTVGYGDFYPTTGSGRLVAMSLMIGGIGLIGFVTGSLATWIVERISTTESSTEATKADVAALLTEIRHLRAEVTALRRADDAGADQETSSRAPTVAEVQQTASTNPVAMNLPSGTRTP